Genomic DNA from Salvia miltiorrhiza cultivar Shanhuang (shh) chromosome 1, IMPLAD_Smil_shh, whole genome shotgun sequence:
gaagctgactggtctgttcagctgcgattttgacgaattcttctgaattcttcaggtgcggcgctattaagaccttcattctggattttagttaattgccttcgactttaaggtgagggattttacgcttattcatatggttatatatgtttttattatcacgtttgattacttgtttacgtgcatcttatgactatgttgttatgtgtgatcatgggacctaagcgattgatctatgttatgtgtgatcatgggacctaaaccattgatctatgttatgtgtgatcatgggacctaagccattgatctatgctatgtgcgatcatgggacctaagccattgatctatgttgataaGTTGATCATGAGACCTAAtccattgatctatgtatgtgtttggtcatgggacttaagccatcgactcaaactatgattatgtttgtcaaggggctccggtctcttggcgtatgtttgcaagtatgataatgtgatttaattatatatgtgacatatatgaatattttgttatgttcctcactgagtatattttcaatatgctcaccccttatcttctcagttttgcagttctggagtcgaggtggccatggaagtcgagaatgactagagatttagtatttccatagaaatttaagttgaaacatgttactttttagtttatcattttatttcatgttactactttagttttgacaagttgattttaaattggtttaaacttttataattcaagaaattttatttttatctattagttttcaaagatttaaattaaaaagtttatgaaaaatcggggtgttacatttgTCGTTGTCTCTTCGTAGATGGCGGAGTGGAAGAATATTATCGTAAATTATGGAGGATATTGGAATGATAATCTTTATAATGGTGGCAGTGCTACCTTTTGCTATGTTCGAGCTGATAATATAAATATTCTAGAGTTGCGGCaaagtattaattattatttggttgTAAACTCCTTGAATCCAAACTATGATCTTTATTATTTCTCAGGAACTCGCAGTGGTCGGCTGATTCGTTCCTTGTTAATTAATGATGATCAACTTCGGGTGTTATGCACCAATGAGGTCGAGCCACAAGTTTTTGTGACTGACAATGGAAGGAATTATCCGTCGCAGCGTGATGTATACCGACCTTCCATGGATATACCTAGTGCATCCACTTATGAGCAGAATCCATCGCATGTTTCGTTGGATGAGTCCATTGCACATCACATGGCAGGATTTGATTGGTTTGCAGATTCAACGCCTAATTCCACCCGGAATTATGCGTCAGGAGGAGCATCTGGTGTCGATGACATTGATGATGAGGAGTACATCCCATCAAcagatgaggatgaggatgtacatgaggaggaggaagaagaagaagctgatGAGCGGGCCTCTGTTCGAGTTGATTATGGCACGTTTGCTGAGCATATTGCGTGGATTTGCCGAGAGGGGGAAATTGGCGAGCTGATGGCTATGATAATGCAAACAAACCCACGAGGTCTAGCTGAAGATTTAGGACCACAAGCGGCGCAGGAGATGAGCAATTGGTTGGTTCCTGTTATTCCTGAAGATTTTTCAGAGAACCTTTTTGCCGGTAAACTTGATGAAATACCAGATCCGACTGATCTAAGCGAAGGTTCTATATTTGAAAGCAAAGAACACCTAAAAATAGCTGTTGGGTTGTGGCATTTGGAACGTCGAGCAGAATTTATCATTCCTCGATCTGACTTGGATAGGATTATCTTTAAATGTAAATATCACAAGTGGTGTCCATTTCAGGTACGAGCCACTCAACAGGGATCTTTTTGGTTTATTCGCAAGTTTGGTCCTGCTCATACTTGCATTGGTGATATGGTGAATACTTGTGTGTGAAAGAACCTATCTcctattcaaataaaaaataatggacATAAACAAATACTCAAtttgttaaattaaaattatatttttaccTCGCCCATGTAATCCACACATGCTCTAATATGATCCATCGGGTTTGAGAAATGAGGCAGCTGGCCATCAGTGCCCAAAAATGAACAATTACCAAACTCAAACTGAGAGAACTGTGGAACATAAGGCGATTGTTCCACAGTATCATCCTGACGAACTTGAAGTCCAGCTGCATCCTCGTCACATATTGCCTCATCCTCAACGCGTATCTCTGCATCCTCGTCGCGTACGTCATCTACCGGTCTTGCCTCGGGAGCCGGGGTGGGTCGAGGGACAGGGGAACATACATCTGTGGCGCGGGCACTCTTACAACTCATCAAACCCTTCCACTCGTCCAAAAACCACTTCAATGTTCCCTTCACCCGTTCATGCAAAGCATCGCTGTGTCGTTGCATTCTCGCCTCATTTGCCGCATCAATCCTCCTGACAGCATTATCTATGTACTCGCGGTCTACACGGCGGTTT
This window encodes:
- the LOC131017922 gene encoding uncharacterized protein LOC131017922 isoform X1 — protein: MPDLGQVVGKCVAEFAHPRCLKWKLRSRPSTKELHPFFEKEEQQILELQPDEFELTTMYYLSTLGFDLGRPGEEDDNQEEEPHPSGSLNDIHRARHEETPDLLFDAPIETHEVSALHDTPIGVEDIPWTGTDRRVRGSSSRDGSRGKAREKHGEQANRRVDREYIDNAVRRIDAANEARMQRHSDALHERVKGTLKWFLDEWKGLMSCKSARATDVCSPVPRPTPAPEARPVDDVRDEDAEIRVEDEAICDEDAAGLQVRQDDTVEQSPYVPQFSQFEFGNCSFLGTDGQLPHFSNPMDHIRACVDYMGEVKI
- the LOC131017922 gene encoding uncharacterized protein LOC131017922 isoform X2, which encodes MDQPDEGPPVLLRPDIINSTWDVGTYYKIKYLSKEQQILELQPDEFELTTMYYLSTLGFDLGRPGEEDDNQEEEPHPSGSLNDIHRARHEETPDLLFDAPIETHEVSALHDTPIGVEDIPWTGTDRRVRGSSSRDGSRGKAREKHGEQANRRVDREYIDNAVRRIDAANEARMQRHSDALHERVKGTLKWFLDEWKGLMSCKSARATDVCSPVPRPTPAPEARPVDDVRDEDAEIRVEDEAICDEDAAGLQVRQDDTVEQSPYVPQFSQFEFGNCSFLGTDGQLPHFSNPMDHIRACVDYMGEVKI